A window of Theropithecus gelada isolate Dixy chromosome 14, Tgel_1.0, whole genome shotgun sequence contains these coding sequences:
- the C1QTNF5 gene encoding complement C1q tumor necrosis factor-related protein 5, with product MRPLLVLLLLSLAAGSPPLDDNKIPSLCPGHPGLPGTPGHHGSQGLPGRDGRDGRDGAPGAPGEKGEGGRPGLPGPRGEPGPRGEAGPAGPTGPAGECSVPPRSAFSAKRSESRLPPPSDAPLPFDRVLVNEQGHYDAVTGKFTCQVPGVYYFAVHATVYRASLQFDLVKNGESIASFFQFFGGWPKPASLSGGAMVRLEPEDQVWVQVGVGDYIGIYASIKTDSTFSGFLVYSDWHSSPVFA from the exons ATGAGGCCGCTCCTTGTCCTGCTGCTCCTGAGCCTGGCGGCCGGCTCGCCCCCACTGGACGACAACAAGATCCCCAGCCTGTGCCCGGGGCACCCCGGCCTTCCAGGCACGCCGGGCCACCACGGCAGCCAGGGCTTGCCGGGCCGCGATGGCCGCGACGGCCGCGACGGCGCGCCCGGGGCTCCGGGAGAGAAAGGCGAGGGCGGGAGGCCGG GGCTGCCGGGACCTCGAGGGGAGCCCGGGCCGCGAGGAGAGGCGGGACCCGCGGGGCCCACCGGGCCTGCAGGCGAGTGCTCGGTGCCTCCGCGATCCGCCTTCAGCGCCAAGCGCTCCGAGAGCCGGCTGCCTCCGCCGTCTGATGCTCCCCTGCCCTTCGACCGCGTGCTGGTGAACGAGCAGGGACATTACGACGCCGTCACTGGCAAGTTCACCTGCCAGGTGCCTGGGGTCTACTACTTCGCCGTCCATGCCACTGTATACCGGGCCAGCCTGCAGTTTGATCTGGTGAAGAACGGCGAATCCATTGcctctttcttccagtttttcgGGGGTTGGCCCAAGCCAGCCTCGCTCTCCGGGGGCGCCATGGTGAGGCTGGAGCCCGAGGACCAAGTGTGGGTGCAGGTGGGTGTGGGTGACTACATTGGCATCTATGCCAGCATCAAGACAGACAGCACCTTCTCCGGATTTCTGGTGTACTCTGACTGGCACAGCTCCCCAGTCTTCGCTTAA